Proteins from one Pseudoalteromonas rubra genomic window:
- a CDS encoding EAL domain-containing protein: MKRSMKLNFPVIGQCLLVMVLTALMVYFFRAHIATGERQHEQVSHLFDAKSIDAKLDKFALELSVGSLRHFDELQQLDRALQQLTNKQQNRHVSIEFLAYLRLLRHKMALMEQLKTQAVGMRNGLTYLPVVLDEMIATQHPQALLGSTILASLVTSGQPLDELLLDTRIRTLADATVISQSHALLSRRFVNHIQVAVEYYRQVHATRQDYLAINSKQAFARLYGAQMDLHGSQLRQTRTLSEQLFGLAVVLLLTLLFILQRLNKAKNHALQASQLLHDAIERLQEGFALYDSEGTLMLTNQCWLRHYGVASRSEFPQTLSEWQQRQSEFVHEQSDTPQRLQRTTHGRWLQIRHARTAEGGYVYISVDVTDFKEVEAELKTAAAVYQATQEGIMTTNAELEIMAVNPAFTRITGYQEQEVLGKKPNLLSSGRHDKRFYEHMWQTLQTKGEWAAEIWNRRKDGTVYPEWLAISAVQNEQGQVQQYIAVLSDMTERKEQEAKIAYQAMYDALTGLPNRRLLLDRICQDLKQIERQPHLSALLFIDLDRFKRINDAMGHDAGDNLLLEVANRLNHLVRRTDTLARFGGDEFVLLLSQISEVEDAAKVAEKILACLAQPFTIKGFEVISGASIGIAIMPDDAREQQEILRRADLAMYKAKESGRNQYHYFAPSMQQQVNRRVELEQLLRRAITSNELEVFYQPIIELKTGQLHGFEALTRWSHQGQYIAPDEFIPVAEESGLISELGEWMLMRATSDIAALNRTLELDCCLSANISSQQYRLGFNATTLRHILVQTGFKPANLALEITESILLDDDEAILAWLEGLRATGAHLSIDDFGTGYSSLSYLRRFPINTIKIDKSFIHEFAHAPDSQNLVRAILSMAASLGLSVIAEGVEHVAQLEGLKEMECDLVQGYVYAKPMSLSELEVWCKTFSQNHLQDLA, from the coding sequence ATGAAGCGTTCAATGAAACTCAATTTCCCTGTTATTGGCCAGTGTCTGTTGGTGATGGTGCTGACGGCTTTGATGGTGTACTTCTTTCGCGCCCATATCGCTACTGGTGAGCGCCAACATGAGCAGGTATCTCATTTGTTTGATGCCAAATCCATCGATGCCAAACTTGATAAGTTTGCACTTGAACTCAGTGTGGGTAGCTTACGCCATTTTGACGAGCTACAGCAACTGGACAGGGCATTACAGCAGCTGACAAATAAGCAGCAAAATCGGCACGTTAGCATCGAATTTCTTGCTTACCTCAGGTTGCTCAGACACAAGATGGCACTGATGGAGCAATTGAAAACCCAGGCCGTGGGGATGCGCAATGGCCTGACCTATTTGCCTGTGGTACTGGATGAAATGATTGCCACGCAGCATCCACAGGCATTACTTGGCAGTACCATACTCGCCAGCCTGGTAACCTCAGGCCAGCCACTGGATGAACTGTTGCTGGATACCCGTATTCGGACTTTGGCAGACGCGACCGTCATATCACAAAGCCATGCTTTACTCAGTCGTCGTTTTGTCAATCATATCCAGGTTGCCGTTGAATACTACCGTCAGGTCCATGCGACGCGCCAGGACTATCTGGCCATCAATAGTAAGCAGGCCTTTGCTCGCCTTTATGGGGCACAAATGGACTTACACGGTTCGCAGTTGAGGCAGACCCGGACTTTGAGTGAACAGTTGTTTGGCCTGGCGGTGGTGCTGTTGCTGACCTTGTTGTTTATCTTACAGCGGTTAAACAAAGCCAAAAATCATGCATTGCAAGCCAGCCAGTTGTTGCATGATGCCATAGAACGGTTGCAGGAAGGCTTTGCGCTCTATGACAGCGAGGGAACACTGATGCTGACAAATCAGTGCTGGCTGCGACACTACGGGGTAGCCTCCAGGTCTGAGTTTCCGCAAACGCTGAGTGAGTGGCAACAACGCCAGTCGGAGTTTGTTCATGAACAAAGCGACACACCACAACGATTACAAAGGACAACACATGGACGTTGGTTGCAAATTCGTCATGCGCGTACTGCTGAGGGGGGATATGTCTACATCAGTGTGGATGTAACTGATTTTAAAGAAGTTGAAGCGGAGCTCAAAACCGCGGCAGCGGTTTATCAGGCGACTCAGGAAGGGATCATGACCACCAATGCAGAGCTGGAGATAATGGCGGTGAATCCGGCTTTCACACGCATTACCGGATATCAGGAGCAGGAAGTCCTGGGAAAAAAGCCGAACCTGCTTAGCTCGGGCCGTCACGATAAACGTTTTTATGAGCATATGTGGCAAACCCTGCAAACCAAAGGTGAGTGGGCGGCTGAGATCTGGAATCGCCGTAAAGATGGTACGGTTTACCCCGAATGGCTCGCCATCAGTGCCGTCCAGAATGAACAAGGGCAGGTTCAGCAATATATTGCGGTGTTATCCGATATGACAGAACGCAAGGAACAGGAAGCCAAAATAGCCTATCAAGCGATGTATGATGCGCTTACCGGGCTGCCAAATCGGCGTCTGTTGCTGGACAGGATCTGTCAGGACCTGAAACAAATTGAGCGTCAACCTCATCTGAGTGCGTTATTGTTTATCGACCTGGATCGCTTTAAGCGCATTAACGATGCAATGGGGCATGACGCGGGTGATAATTTACTGCTGGAAGTGGCCAATCGGCTGAACCATCTGGTGCGACGTACCGACACCCTGGCCCGCTTCGGTGGCGATGAATTTGTGTTGTTGCTTAGTCAGATCAGTGAGGTTGAGGATGCCGCAAAAGTGGCAGAAAAGATCCTTGCTTGTTTGGCTCAGCCTTTCACCATCAAAGGGTTTGAGGTGATCAGTGGCGCCAGTATTGGCATTGCCATTATGCCTGATGATGCTCGCGAGCAACAGGAGATCCTGCGCCGGGCCGACCTGGCTATGTATAAAGCAAAAGAAAGCGGTCGTAATCAGTATCATTATTTTGCCCCTTCAATGCAGCAACAGGTTAACCGACGCGTAGAGTTGGAACAATTGCTTCGCAGAGCCATAACAAGTAATGAACTGGAGGTGTTCTATCAACCCATCATCGAGCTTAAAACAGGCCAGCTACATGGCTTTGAAGCCCTGACTCGCTGGTCACATCAGGGGCAATACATTGCACCGGATGAATTTATTCCGGTTGCGGAAGAAAGTGGCTTGATCTCTGAACTAGGGGAGTGGATGCTGATGCGCGCCACATCAGACATTGCAGCTTTAAATCGTACGCTCGAGCTGGATTGCTGTTTGTCGGCGAATATTTCCAGTCAGCAATACCGGCTGGGCTTCAATGCTACAACCTTACGGCATATTTTGGTTCAGACCGGGTTCAAGCCGGCCAATCTGGCTCTTGAGATCACGGAGAGTATTCTGCTCGATGATGATGAAGCCATCCTCGCCTGGCTAGAAGGGCTCAGAGCAACGGGGGCACATTTATCGATTGATGATTTTGGTACAGGTTACTCCTCGCTAAGCTATTTGCGCCGTTTTCCCATCAACACCATCAAGATTGATAAGAGCTTTATCCATGAGTTCGCACATGCTCCGGACTCACAAAATCTGGTGCGTGCCATATTATCAATGGCGGCTAGCCTTGGGTTGTCTGTCATTGCAGAGGGCGTGGAGCATGTCGCACAGCTTGAAGGTCTCAAGGAAATGGAGTGTGATCTGGTGCAGGGCTATGTGTATGCTAAACCTATGTCACTCAGTGAACTTGAGGTCTGGTGTAAGACCTTTTCTCAAAATCACCTCCAGGATCTTGCCTAG
- a CDS encoding DUF3293 domain-containing protein: MHRQIENELWQLYQDVWFRPCSALPAAPKGAIISLWNPLGIKRTLAENRRFQHLLYPALKRIGYKMHPLWGANASLDYREFSVLIVCSERAAARLAALCYQKAYYFVQQDQVCLHNTHHSQQRVQLSASFQTRITYDALPAHNAAIQDLSQ; the protein is encoded by the coding sequence ATGCACCGTCAAATTGAAAATGAATTGTGGCAGCTCTACCAGGACGTTTGGTTCAGACCATGTTCTGCGCTACCGGCAGCCCCGAAAGGCGCAATCATCAGTTTATGGAATCCACTGGGCATAAAGCGAACACTTGCCGAAAACCGACGGTTTCAACACCTGCTCTATCCGGCATTGAAGCGCATAGGCTATAAAATGCACCCGCTTTGGGGGGCCAATGCCAGCCTTGATTATCGGGAATTCAGCGTATTGATCGTATGTTCAGAGCGAGCAGCCGCCCGACTGGCGGCGCTGTGTTATCAAAAAGCGTATTATTTCGTGCAACAAGACCAGGTTTGCTTACACAACACCCATCACTCTCAGCAGCGAGTGCAACTTAGCGCGTCATTTCAAACCCGCATAACTTATGACGCACTCCCTGCACATAATGCAGCCATTCAGGACCTGAGCCAGTAA
- a CDS encoding type 1 glutamine amidotransferase domain-containing protein: MKRQLMVASLWSLVSINAISTATAAEEPHVLMVLSSYGKQVDGETIQPGFEFDELSKAYQVFSDNGIQITLASPAGGQPLADEYNRDKSYNKAFLSDPQAMSALSDTVKLASLNGQAFDGVFIVGGKGPMFDLHQDSELQRLIREIYEQQGIVGAVCHGPAALVDVKLSSGAYLVDGKRVNGFTNLEETAFGKKWRPQFEFLLEDKLKERGGLFEQDGLMLNQVTIDGRLITGQNPFSTADTAVAMVRAMGVEEVNAPAYKDDRSVKLAELLFRDKAAAMAQFQKSPEQYDVQMLAMIGVYQARYAKTQLQLHNAIELMTFAQSKFNHPMIELTIAQAYVRQNDLIEAKSSLQRAQKTYPNNEKIKAMLARL, encoded by the coding sequence ATGAAAAGACAATTAATGGTTGCATCTTTATGGTCGTTGGTGAGCATTAATGCTATCAGCACGGCCACCGCCGCGGAGGAGCCGCACGTACTGATGGTGTTGAGTAGTTATGGTAAACAGGTTGATGGAGAAACAATCCAACCGGGTTTTGAATTTGACGAGCTCAGCAAGGCCTATCAGGTATTCAGCGACAATGGCATTCAGATCACTCTGGCTTCACCTGCGGGTGGACAACCTCTGGCAGATGAATATAACCGGGATAAATCCTACAACAAGGCGTTTTTGAGTGATCCGCAGGCGATGAGTGCTTTGTCTGATACTGTTAAGCTTGCTAGTCTCAATGGGCAAGCGTTTGACGGCGTATTTATCGTTGGTGGCAAAGGACCCATGTTCGATCTGCACCAGGATAGCGAGTTACAGCGCCTGATCCGGGAAATCTACGAGCAGCAGGGCATAGTGGGGGCTGTGTGTCACGGTCCGGCAGCCCTGGTTGATGTGAAGCTGAGCAGTGGCGCATACCTGGTCGACGGTAAAAGAGTAAATGGCTTTACAAACTTAGAAGAAACGGCTTTTGGTAAAAAGTGGCGTCCCCAGTTTGAGTTTTTACTGGAAGACAAGCTTAAAGAGCGCGGTGGCTTGTTTGAGCAAGACGGACTGATGCTGAATCAGGTCACGATAGACGGTCGTCTGATCACAGGTCAGAACCCTTTCTCTACTGCTGATACAGCGGTGGCCATGGTGCGAGCCATGGGGGTTGAAGAGGTTAATGCGCCTGCTTATAAGGATGACCGGAGTGTTAAGCTGGCTGAGCTGCTGTTCAGAGACAAAGCTGCTGCTATGGCACAATTTCAGAAATCGCCGGAGCAATATGATGTGCAGATGTTAGCTATGATAGGAGTCTATCAGGCCCGGTATGCCAAAACTCAATTACAATTACACAATGCAATTGAACTGATGACTTTTGCGCAATCAAAATTTAACCACCCTATGATTGAGCTGACCATTGCACAAGCGTACGTCAGGCAAAATGACCTGATTGAGGCAAAGTCTAGCCTTCAACGAGCGCAAAAAACGTACCCTAATAATGAAAAAATAAAGGCCATGCTGGCCAGGCTGTAA
- a CDS encoding winged helix-turn-helix domain-containing protein has protein sequence MKLNDKYDADFSRAVFGPYELHKRKRLLTYCGESVRLEPLIYDLLEYFICHRDRVIGRDELCREIWQQEYVDNNAINRAVSELRRCVSKHKLGVDVIRTHYRKGYSFNLMVELDPRPNPFRWIAKWFHQAVPCKEQ, from the coding sequence ATGAAGTTAAATGATAAATATGATGCTGACTTTAGCCGTGCAGTATTTGGGCCCTATGAGCTACACAAAAGGAAAAGGTTGTTAACATATTGTGGTGAAAGCGTGCGCCTTGAACCTCTTATCTATGACTTATTAGAATATTTTATCTGTCATAGAGATAGGGTGATTGGCCGGGATGAATTGTGCCGGGAGATCTGGCAACAGGAGTATGTCGACAACAATGCTATAAATCGGGCTGTTTCCGAATTACGGCGCTGTGTTTCCAAACATAAACTTGGGGTTGACGTGATCAGAACGCATTACCGCAAAGGCTACAGTTTTAACCTAATGGTTGAACTGGACCCCAGACCAAACCCGTTCCGTTGGATAGCTAAATGGTTTCATCAGGCTGTACCATGCAAAGAACAGTGA
- a CDS encoding GNAT family N-acetyltransferase, translated as MFNMSGTSYACREARQQDIARMSEIRLLVTENKLTDPGKITPQMYLEHIAGKGKSWVCELNGQIVGFSSAASEDGSIWALFILPQFEGLGMGKALLSLACDWLFSRTHEEISLYTQVNTRADGFYQALGWSRGAEDDLGDVSFTLQSHIFYDKTRV; from the coding sequence ATGTTTAATATGTCAGGTACATCATATGCCTGTCGCGAAGCCAGGCAACAAGATATCGCCAGGATGAGTGAAATCCGTTTATTGGTTACGGAGAATAAACTGACCGACCCCGGTAAGATCACACCGCAAATGTACCTGGAGCATATAGCTGGTAAAGGTAAGAGCTGGGTATGTGAATTGAATGGCCAGATAGTTGGGTTTTCATCAGCGGCCAGTGAGGACGGGTCTATCTGGGCGTTGTTTATTTTGCCTCAGTTTGAGGGGCTTGGTATGGGTAAAGCATTGTTATCACTTGCTTGTGACTGGTTGTTTAGTCGCACACATGAAGAAATCAGTTTGTATACGCAGGTCAATACACGTGCCGATGGCTTTTATCAGGCACTGGGTTGGTCACGGGGAGCTGAAGATGACCTGGGCGATGTGTCTTTTACACTGCAAAGTCACATTTTTTACGATAAAACCAGGGTGTGA
- a CDS encoding response regulator transcription factor produces MAQVKVLLIEDNQDLSRNIGEYIESQGAVVDFAHTGELGVQLALEQFYDCVVLDVMLPKMDGLAVCKLLRTEANRHIPIIMLTARDTLDDKLSGFSLGVDDYLTKPFALEELWVRCNALARRHLLNSEHTLRLGEGDKALSLNNQTQHIERAGSPLTLQPIPFKILRLLMEHHPRALSRSELCDRIWGDEPTDSDALRSHIYQLRKAIDKPFPSPIIKTIHGIGFALDIEG; encoded by the coding sequence ATGGCGCAAGTAAAAGTACTTTTAATTGAAGATAATCAGGATCTGAGCCGCAATATCGGCGAATATATTGAATCACAGGGTGCTGTGGTGGACTTTGCACACACCGGAGAGCTGGGTGTGCAGCTCGCACTGGAACAATTTTATGATTGTGTGGTCTTAGATGTGATGCTACCCAAAATGGATGGATTGGCTGTCTGTAAGCTACTGCGCACAGAGGCCAATCGCCATATTCCTATCATTATGCTGACTGCCCGCGATACGCTGGATGATAAGCTCAGTGGTTTTTCTCTTGGTGTAGATGACTACCTGACTAAACCGTTTGCGCTTGAAGAGTTGTGGGTTCGCTGTAATGCCCTTGCCAGGCGCCATTTACTCAATAGTGAACACACACTGCGCCTGGGGGAAGGTGACAAAGCCTTGTCTCTGAACAATCAAACTCAGCATATTGAGCGCGCCGGATCTCCGTTAACGCTGCAACCGATCCCGTTTAAAATTCTGCGTTTGCTCATGGAGCACCACCCCAGGGCGCTGAGTCGCAGCGAGCTGTGCGACAGAATTTGGGGTGACGAGCCGACGGATTCAGATGCGCTGCGCTCTCATATCTACCAGTTGCGCAAGGCCATAGATAAGCCATTTCCCAGCCCGATCATCAAAACCATTCACGGTATTGGTTTTGCACTTGATATAGAAGGATAA
- a CDS encoding sensor histidine kinase, which yields MRATQLRNRIVVFFVGIALFISALFGAASFLFAYNIEDRFFVSLLDDEAQTIAIQLEAGQQPRPRLDFIRYYPAHADLPGVVREVLEEEPHRVEFSGEDVAHYHLKKLPTGYLLAEVSEQLVVRKIKGGMLKFILVLSGGVLVLALVLAFASLIMAKRLVKPLDTLVKIVEDAPVERLPQNFSGQFVNDEIGVFARTLEQALARIRRFIHREQAFTRDVSHELRTPVAITQSSLTLLRQTPLSDKQTELVGRIADAQHQITQSLEVLLALAREETLAHDSVRVLPVVEQVILAQAEKIAGKEIEVEVEIPAKLALPIAPSALQLLLNNLIGNAFTHIHSGVVTISASTHSITVADTGGGIAPEQLKTLFEAGVKGPDSNGMGMGLSMVKRLCEKLDIELSVSSSEAGSVFCLKFPDGDNQINQ from the coding sequence GTGAGAGCGACTCAGCTGCGCAATCGTATTGTCGTTTTTTTTGTTGGTATTGCGCTGTTTATCAGTGCACTGTTTGGCGCTGCGAGTTTTTTGTTTGCTTACAACATTGAAGACCGGTTTTTTGTCTCTTTGCTGGATGACGAAGCTCAGACTATCGCTATTCAACTTGAGGCAGGTCAGCAGCCGAGGCCGCGACTGGATTTTATTCGTTACTACCCGGCCCATGCGGATTTACCTGGGGTTGTGCGCGAAGTGCTTGAAGAAGAGCCACACCGTGTCGAATTTAGCGGTGAGGATGTTGCCCACTACCACCTCAAAAAATTGCCTACCGGGTACTTACTGGCGGAGGTCAGTGAGCAGCTGGTGGTGCGTAAAATCAAAGGCGGGATGCTGAAATTTATTCTGGTGTTGTCAGGGGGCGTGCTGGTGCTTGCTTTGGTGCTGGCCTTTGCTTCACTGATAATGGCAAAGCGTCTGGTTAAACCCTTGGATACCTTAGTTAAAATAGTCGAAGATGCACCGGTTGAGCGTTTACCACAGAATTTCTCGGGGCAGTTTGTGAATGACGAAATTGGTGTATTTGCCAGGACGCTGGAACAGGCTTTGGCAAGAATACGGCGCTTTATCCATCGTGAGCAGGCGTTCACCCGCGATGTCTCACATGAATTAAGAACGCCGGTTGCCATCACACAAAGCTCTCTGACCTTGCTCAGACAGACGCCACTGAGCGACAAACAGACTGAGCTGGTTGGCCGAATTGCAGATGCACAGCATCAAATCACGCAAAGTCTTGAGGTATTACTGGCATTGGCCCGGGAAGAAACTCTGGCGCACGACAGTGTACGTGTTTTACCTGTGGTTGAGCAGGTCATCTTAGCTCAGGCTGAGAAAATAGCGGGTAAAGAGATTGAAGTAGAGGTAGAAATACCCGCAAAGCTTGCGTTACCTATTGCCCCAAGTGCGTTACAACTGCTGCTGAATAACCTGATCGGTAATGCGTTTACCCATATTCACAGCGGTGTGGTGACGATCAGTGCCAGCACGCATTCCATTACTGTTGCAGATACCGGCGGGGGAATAGCCCCAGAGCAGTTAAAGACACTGTTTGAAGCGGGCGTGAAAGGTCCGGATAGCAATGGCATGGGTATGGGCCTGTCTATGGTCAAGCGCTTGTGTGAAAAGCTGGATATTGAATTGAGTGTTTCCAGCTCAGAAGCGGGTAGTGTGTTTTGTCTGAAGTTTCCTGATGGAGACAACCAGATTAACCAATAG
- a CDS encoding site-specific integrase, translating into MKSPFLLMLQEQMYLRRYAKRTIEAYLKWTAAFIRFNYMQHPTTMGDREVELSLNHLVNEQNVAQGTQAQALHALCFLYKEVLKKPLSLRLNFTKNQRPRKLPVVLTDGFL; encoded by the coding sequence ATGAAATCACCTTTTCTACTCATGCTTCAAGAGCAGATGTACCTACGACGTTATGCCAAACGCACCATTGAAGCGTACCTAAAATGGACTGCTGCGTTTATTCGCTTTAACTATATGCAACACCCTACAACTATGGGGGATAGAGAAGTTGAACTATCTCTTAATCACCTGGTAAATGAACAAAATGTTGCTCAAGGTACACAAGCGCAGGCTTTACACGCCTTATGTTTTTTGTATAAAGAGGTACTCAAAAAGCCACTGTCTTTACGACTAAACTTTACCAAAAACCAACGTCCTCGTAAGTTACCTGTTGTATTGACAGACGGGTTTTTATAG
- a CDS encoding anthrone oxygenase family protein, protein MLVISDVSLVFSTLMCSLVAGLLFSYAIVVMPGLKGLDDKSFIKAFQVTDRIIQDNHPLFLLVWLGSAVSIIIFAVSSFGKLDGIDFFLMLLALATYILGVQMPTIIIHLPLNNKLQKVDVDNSSEEELKAVRIEFEPRWNKSNEIRTFMACSASLILIVLSLKL, encoded by the coding sequence ATGTTGGTTATTTCGGATGTTTCATTAGTTTTCTCTACATTGATGTGTTCGCTAGTCGCTGGACTCCTTTTTTCCTATGCGATAGTGGTAATGCCAGGTTTAAAAGGGCTAGATGACAAGAGTTTTATCAAGGCCTTTCAAGTCACAGATCGTATTATTCAGGATAATCACCCCCTGTTTCTTCTAGTTTGGCTCGGTTCAGCAGTTTCTATTATTATTTTCGCTGTCAGTAGTTTTGGAAAATTAGATGGTATCGATTTTTTCCTGATGTTATTGGCTTTAGCTACATATATTTTAGGTGTTCAGATGCCTACAATTATTATACATCTGCCACTGAACAATAAATTGCAGAAAGTAGACGTCGATAATTCCAGCGAAGAGGAGCTTAAAGCAGTTCGCATTGAATTTGAGCCTCGCTGGAATAAATCAAATGAGATTAGAACCTTTATGGCATGCAGTGCTTCTCTCATTTTGATAGTTTTGAGCTTAAAACTATAG
- a CDS encoding IS5 family transposase: MKEKRITNWREYNKALIARGNIQLWFSEDAIEQWNNTQHHGGKGRANHFSELAIETCLTLRAVFRLSLRAAQGFVSSLISMMKLDLDTPTYSCLCKRSAELAVRYRPHSSASGGIDIVVDSTGLKVYGNGEWHARKHGANKRRTWRKLHLAVDPDTHQIVGAELSTVSVADSEVLGDLLRPLRRKISSVKADGAYDTRGCYAEVAAKKAEAVIPPRSNAQLWEDGHARNSAVILTKHIGSSEWKKCVNYHQRSLAETAMYRYKQLMGDKLVSRGFNQQHTEAMIKVKVLNRMTRLGMPEYQGSS, translated from the coding sequence TTGAAAGAAAAGCGTATCACCAACTGGCGCGAATACAACAAAGCCCTTATCGCCAGAGGCAACATCCAACTTTGGTTTTCCGAGGATGCGATTGAACAGTGGAACAACACGCAACATCACGGCGGTAAAGGCCGGGCTAATCATTTCTCAGAGCTGGCGATTGAGACCTGCCTGACTTTACGGGCTGTATTTCGCTTGTCTCTTCGAGCTGCACAGGGTTTTGTTTCCTCATTAATATCAATGATGAAGCTTGATTTGGATACGCCAACTTATAGCTGTTTGTGCAAGCGTAGTGCAGAGCTGGCAGTTCGCTATAGGCCACACTCCAGTGCATCCGGAGGCATTGATATTGTGGTTGATAGCACTGGTTTGAAGGTGTACGGAAATGGTGAGTGGCACGCAAGAAAACATGGTGCAAACAAGCGCCGAACATGGCGAAAGCTACACCTGGCAGTTGATCCAGATACACACCAAATCGTAGGCGCTGAGTTGTCCACAGTGTCTGTAGCTGATTCAGAAGTTTTGGGTGACCTACTCAGACCATTGCGCAGGAAGATCAGCTCAGTTAAAGCAGATGGTGCTTATGATACCAGAGGCTGTTATGCCGAAGTAGCAGCTAAAAAGGCCGAAGCAGTGATCCCACCAAGGAGTAACGCACAGTTGTGGGAGGATGGACATGCTCGCAACAGCGCGGTCATTTTAACAAAGCATATAGGCAGCAGTGAGTGGAAAAAATGTGTGAACTACCATCAACGTTCACTGGCGGAAACGGCAATGTACCGATACAAACAGCTAATGGGTGACAAGCTGGTCAGTCGTGGATTCAATCAGCAACACACTGAAGCGATGATCAAAGTGAAAGTACTCAATAGAATGACTAGGCTAGGTATGCCTGAATATCAGGGAAGCAGTTGA
- a CDS encoding DUF2834 domain-containing protein — translation MVRFYLVLTLLGILLPYGALVPWVVTNGLDISLLLSQAVANPISIMAWLDVLVGAIALIGFILVDGQRYKVKYRYFAVLGTLSVGVSFGLPMYLYFKEKQSLQPQP, via the coding sequence ATGGTAAGGTTTTATCTAGTTCTTACTTTATTAGGTATATTGCTACCGTATGGAGCGCTAGTTCCTTGGGTAGTAACCAATGGCTTAGATATTAGCCTTTTACTTAGTCAAGCAGTAGCGAACCCCATTAGTATAATGGCTTGGCTCGATGTCTTGGTTGGTGCTATTGCTTTGATAGGCTTTATCTTAGTGGACGGGCAAAGATATAAAGTGAAGTATCGGTACTTTGCTGTTTTGGGAACTTTGTCAGTTGGTGTGTCGTTTGGCCTCCCAATGTATCTTTACTTCAAAGAAAAACAGTCCCTTCAGCCACAGCCCTAG